Sequence from the bacterium genome:
CCGCCCTGGTCGCGCTGACGGGGCTACGCGGCGGGATCAGCGAAGCCGTGGCCTCGAGGGCCCGGGCCTTGATGGGCGCCGACCTGATGCTGCGCTCCCAGGCGCCCCTCAGCCCGGCCATCCACGAGCAGATCACGGCCCTGACGGGAGGCGATGAAGCAGACGTGGCTCACGTCACGAGCTTCGCCTCGATGGCGCTCGCCGAGACCTCCCAGCGCAGCCGCCTCGTCCACGTCCAGGCCGTCGAGGCGGGCTTCCCCTTCTACGGAAAGGTGATCACCGAGCCGACGGAGCGCTGGTCGGCGCTCGGCGAAGGTGCTTTCGCCATCGTCGATCCCGCGGTGCTCATTCAGCTCGACACGAAAGTCGGCGAGCAGCTTCGCGTGGGTCGCGCGAGCTTCACGATCCGCGCGAAAGTGCTGAAGGCACCGGGCACGTTCGGACTGCGAGCCTCGGTCGCGCCGCGGGTCTTCATCCCGGCGGCGCAGCTCGATGCCACCGGCCTGGTGCGGCAAGGCTCGATGGTCGAGTACCTGGGCTACCTCCGCAGCGCGGTCGACCTCGATGCATGGCGCGAAGCTCACGAGCCCCTGCTACGCGCCGAACGTACGACCGCGCGCACGGTGAGCGGCTTCCAGGAAGGGCTCTCCGAGAGCCTGGCCACGCTCACCCGCTACCTCGGGCTGGTCGGACTCACGGCGCTGCTGCTCGGTGGGATCGGCGTGGCGGCAGGCATCCGCGTCTTCGTGCAGGAAAAGCTCGACACCGCTTCCGTGCTGCGCGCCCTGGGCGCGCGTTCGGGCGACGTCATCGCCGTCTACATGGCCCAGGCTGCGGCGTTGGGCGTGGCCGGCGGCCTGCTGGGGGTCGCGACGGGCTACGCGGTGCAGGCGGCCCTTCCGGGAATCCTTGCTTCATTCATCCCCGTCGAATTGACGTTTCGTCCGGACCCGGCTGTCGGGGTCATCGGCTTTTGCCTGGGTCTCGGCGTCACGATGGTGTTTGCGGCGTGGCCACTTCTCGATCTACGGGATGTTCCGCCGTTGCGCGCATTGCGTCGGGACGTCGAGCCAGCGACCCGTACGAAGCGCCACCTCGGGGTGCCCGCCGTCATCGGTGCTGCTCTTCTTGGTGCCACTCTCTGGCAGGCGCCAAGCTCGTTGGTCGGCCTGGCCCACGCGGCTGGCATCGGTGCTGCGCTTCTGGTTCTCACCGGAGCGGCGACAGGGCTGACCCGCTTGTTGAAGACGCGGGTCCCACAATCCGCGCCGTACTGGCTCCGGCAGGGCATTGCGAACCTGTTTCGGCCTCGAAACCAGACGCTTGCAACCACCCTGACCGTCGGCTTCGGCCTGTTCCTGGTCGCCA
This genomic interval carries:
- a CDS encoding FtsX-like permease family protein, with amino-acid sequence MNRQFVSAMARRELRGSGRRLALYGSCMALGIAALVALTGLRGGISEAVASRARALMGADLMLRSQAPLSPAIHEQITALTGGDEADVAHVTSFASMALAETSQRSRLVHVQAVEAGFPFYGKVITEPTERWSALGEGAFAIVDPAVLIQLDTKVGEQLRVGRASFTIRAKVLKAPGTFGLRASVAPRVFIPAAQLDATGLVRQGSMVEYLGYLRSAVDLDAWREAHEPLLRAERTTARTVSGFQEGLSESLATLTRYLGLVGLTALLLGGIGVAAGIRVFVQEKLDTASVLRALGARSGDVIAVYMAQAAALGVAGGLLGVATGYAVQAALPGILASFIPVELTFRPDPAVGVIGFCLGLGVTMVFAAWPLLDLRDVPPLRALRRDVEPATRTKRHLGVPAVIGAALLGATLWQAPSSLVGLAHAAGIGAALLVLTGAATGLTRLLKTRVPQSAPYWLRQGIANLFRPRNQTLATTLTVGFGLFLVASVQLLQSNLLLDLEDDAGPDRANMVLFDVQRDQQDAVVSVLEEHDARVDNRTPMVPARIVALGGKQTRTMLIAAGETPAEEEEERSLRWALRRDYRLTYRADLRDTEHIVAGTWWNAEPQDEGPSPVSLERELAETLGIEVGDSITWDIQGVPIESVVTNLREVDWARFATNFFVVFPPGPLDEAPQSIVLVGHLKGEEARATLQRDLVGAFPNISVLDATLLLRAVATVVRQVSLAVRFMAVFTLATGLIVLLAAASTARFQRIREALLLRTLGCRAATLRRIFTTESLALGVLSASVGLGLAVIAAWALVRFLFEQAFHWPMGDLAILWLATVGLTTALGWSHARPALQRPPLAMLREVKGG